A genomic window from Silene latifolia isolate original U9 population chromosome Y, ASM4854445v1, whole genome shotgun sequence includes:
- the LOC141632898 gene encoding uncharacterized protein LOC141632898 has translation MTEVLFPFSLTNNAREWLTDLDREAAGITDWTTLALAFYKKYFPPQRTNALRAQITNFKQTGSENLFEAWCLFKKAVRSVPHHGFQQWFLCNQFYNGLYDDHRAILDAAANGRFSSEVDDDKGWKLIEEIANHTAEYGNPQSGSRTIANVECEDMDAKFERLNARFDQLEMQSPGSQQTVHMLKKDDTNLCERCGELGHVPIDCFADREQVFSFQQYRQGYNSGYVHPNLRWSSQNVPPHKQSYQKPPQFPNPQQGSSSSGGISEVGELKSIIQALATQVNRSDQATNATIKLFESQIAQVAANQSTRQPGQLPSQSEKRKETLNMITLRSGLTYSDADIAGTDVSGTNSNATAADRRLKRVKKTEPEFARFGKLVRGLNVSVPFIELLKKVPSYLKFMREVLMRKRTIDDVETAALTEGCSAHLQNRTPPKLADPGSFSIPCHIGVQLIDNALC, from the exons ATGACGGAagttctctttcctttctctctgaccAATAATGCGAGGGAATGGTTGACGGACCTGGACAGAGAAGCAGCAGGTATCACGGATTGGACTACTTTAGCTCTAgccttctataagaagtactttccTCCGCAAAGGACCAATGCATTGAGGGCCCAGATTACTAATTTCAAGCAGACGGGTTCTGAAAATCTGTTTGAAGCATGGTGCCTCTTTAAGAAAGCTGTGAGATCGGTACCCCATCATGGATTCCAACAGTGGTTTTTatgcaaccaattctataatgggttgtatgatgatcatagagccaTTTTAGATGCTGCGGCTAATGGTAGATTCAGTAgcgaggttgatgatgataagggctggAAGCTTATTGAGGAGATAGCTAATCACACTGCAGAATATGGGAATCCGCAGAGTGGTTCACGGACGATAGCTAATGTCGAATGTGAGGATATGGATGCTAAGTTCGAAAGGCTTAATGCTAGGTTTGACCAATTGGAGATGCAGTCTCCAGGGAGTCAACAAACGGTTCACATGCTAAAGAAAGACGATACGAATCTTTGTGAGAGATGCGGTGAGCTGGGGCACGTTCCTATTGACTGTTTTGCCGATAGAGAGCAAGTCTTTTCTTTCCAGCAGTACCGTCAAGGGTATAATTCGGGGTATGTCCATCCAAATCTGCGTTGGTCGAGTCAAAATGTGCCACCGCATAAGCAAAGTTATCAAAAACCCCCGCAATTTCCAAATCCGCAGCAAGGAAGTTCTTCATCTGGAGGAATTTCAGAAGTGGGAGAGCTGAAATCCATAATTCAAGCTCTCGCTACACAAGTGAATAGGTCGGACCAAGCAACCAATGCTACTATCAAATTGTTTGAGTCCCAAATAGCTCAAGTTGCCGCAAATCAATCCACGAGGCAACCCGGACAGCTGCCTTCTCAATCTGAAAAGAGGAAAGAAACGCTGAATATGATAACATTGAGAAGCGGACTGACTTATTCTGATGCTGATATTGCTGGTACTGATGTTTCTGGCACGAATTCCAATGCTACTGCTGCTGACA GGCGCTTGAAGAGGGTCAAGAAGACGGAGCCTGAGTTCGCACGTTTCGGTAAACTTGTGCGAGGATTGAACGTAAGTGTTCCGTTTATCGAGCTGCTAAAAAAGGTACCTTCATATCTAAAATTTATGCGAGAAGTATTAATGCGTAAAAGGACCATAGATGATGTTGAGACAGCAGCTTTGACGGAGGGGTGTTCTGCACACCTCCAAAATAGGACCCCACCTAAGCTTGCTGACCCTGGAAGTTTTTCGATACCGTGTCACATTGGAGTTCAATTAATTGATAATGCGTTGTGTTAG